From one Dyella sp. 2HG41-7 genomic stretch:
- a CDS encoding MFS transporter — protein MSEFESNKIAARLDRLPPSRTIWTIIVLISLGGVFEFYDLFFAGYVAPGMVKSGLFAPASLGVFAHLAGIDVAGFGTFVFSTFAGLWVGVVVFGQIADRFGRRPVFTWSLVWYVICTGIMAFQRTGEMLNFWRFAAGVGFAVQLVTIDAYISELTPSSERGRAFSVNQFVTFCAVPVVALLAWLLVPLKPLGWDGWRWVIMIGSVSAVAVWFVIRRIPESPRWLALHGRIAEADAITSAIEKKVEAEIGAPLPLPRVEALAETGTGRFQEIFSAPYRRRTIMLSVFNAAQVIGFYGFAAWVPSLLIARGITVTHSLEYSFIIAIANPFGPLLGTLFADRVERKTQIVLGLFVMGVSMLAFANTTWPPLLIAFGVVFTLSANVMSYAYHSYQSELYPTRIRATAIGFVYSWSRLAAAFAGLAVAYFLNAGGVLGVASFIAVAMVVGMAAIGLFGPSTKGKALERISH, from the coding sequence ATGTCCGAATTCGAATCCAACAAAATCGCCGCTCGCCTTGACAGACTGCCACCATCGCGCACGATTTGGACGATCATCGTTCTGATCTCGCTCGGCGGCGTATTCGAGTTCTACGATTTGTTCTTCGCCGGTTATGTCGCGCCGGGCATGGTCAAGTCGGGTTTGTTCGCACCCGCATCACTGGGTGTGTTCGCGCATCTCGCGGGTATCGACGTCGCCGGGTTCGGCACGTTTGTATTCAGCACCTTCGCCGGGCTTTGGGTAGGCGTGGTGGTGTTTGGGCAGATTGCGGATCGCTTCGGGCGGCGTCCGGTATTTACCTGGTCGCTGGTGTGGTACGTGATCTGCACCGGCATCATGGCGTTTCAACGCACGGGCGAAATGCTTAATTTTTGGCGTTTCGCCGCCGGCGTCGGATTCGCGGTTCAGCTCGTAACCATCGATGCGTATATCTCCGAACTTACGCCAAGCTCCGAACGCGGTCGCGCGTTTTCGGTCAATCAATTCGTCACGTTTTGCGCGGTTCCCGTGGTGGCGTTGCTCGCATGGCTGTTGGTGCCGTTGAAGCCACTCGGATGGGATGGCTGGCGCTGGGTGATCATGATTGGGTCGGTCAGCGCCGTGGCCGTGTGGTTTGTGATACGACGCATCCCTGAAAGCCCGCGCTGGTTGGCGCTGCATGGGCGTATTGCAGAGGCAGACGCCATTACATCCGCCATCGAAAAGAAAGTGGAAGCCGAAATAGGCGCACCGCTGCCGCTGCCGCGCGTGGAAGCGTTGGCGGAAACAGGCACCGGTCGGTTTCAGGAAATTTTCTCGGCACCGTATCGACGCCGGACCATCATGCTTTCGGTCTTCAATGCGGCGCAGGTTATCGGCTTCTACGGATTCGCCGCATGGGTGCCGAGCTTGCTGATTGCGCGCGGTATAACCGTGACGCATAGCTTGGAATATTCCTTCATTATCGCTATCGCCAACCCTTTCGGCCCGTTGCTCGGCACGCTCTTCGCCGATCGCGTGGAACGAAAAACGCAAATCGTGCTCGGTTTGTTCGTTATGGGCGTGTCGATGCTCGCCTTTGCGAATACCACATGGCCGCCGCTGCTTATCGCATTCGGCGTTGTATTTACGCTCTCGGCGAATGTTATGTCGTACGCGTATCACAGCTACCAATCCGAGCTATATCCCACCCGCATCCGCGCCACCGCCATCGGCTTTGTTTACTCGTGGAGCCGCCTCGCCGCCGCCTTCGCCGGCCTCGCCGTTGCTTACTTTCTAAATGCCGGCGGCGTACTCGGCGTGGCGAGTTTTATCGCCGTGGCGATGGTGGTGGGCATGGCAGCGATTGGATTGTTTGGACCGTCGACAAAGGGAAAAGCGTTGGAGCGTATTAGTCATTGA
- a CDS encoding glycosyltransferase family 2 protein — protein MYDKTKTDTTSITNTAHNKKPVKQAPVSVLVPCYRCKATIDEAIASAAAQTLPPAEVLMVEDGSNDGTLEALHRVAASYPEGWIKVIALPNNGGPSRARNIAWQHARQPYVAFLDSDDTWAPRKLELQMAALEVDPSIALISHRMVISPRGKTIPAPQGSTHTRTIGRSRMLFHNPFPTASVVLRRDLPFRFDENVWYSEDYLLWSQILFSGHRCAKLNQLLAIWNARAPGQHGLSDNFTAIHSARCLMRRRLMREGFINPVEYLFARTVGAFARIKRIWRFKRKNGRAFRASAPQPSVK, from the coding sequence ATGTATGACAAAACCAAAACCGACACAACATCGATAACCAACACCGCCCACAACAAAAAACCCGTAAAACAAGCCCCCGTAAGCGTGCTGGTACCTTGCTACCGATGCAAGGCGACCATCGATGAGGCCATCGCCTCCGCCGCCGCGCAAACCTTGCCGCCCGCCGAAGTGTTGATGGTGGAAGACGGCAGCAACGACGGAACGCTTGAAGCATTGCACCGCGTAGCCGCTTCCTATCCCGAAGGTTGGATCAAGGTGATTGCGCTGCCGAACAACGGCGGCCCATCGCGCGCACGCAATATCGCGTGGCAACACGCCAGGCAACCTTACGTTGCATTTCTCGATTCGGACGACACCTGGGCGCCACGCAAGCTCGAATTGCAAATGGCGGCGTTGGAAGTGGACCCGTCCATCGCGCTGATCTCGCATCGCATGGTCATTAGCCCGCGGGGCAAAACGATTCCCGCGCCGCAAGGGTCCACGCATACGCGAACAATCGGACGAAGTCGCATGCTGTTCCACAATCCATTCCCTACGGCGTCGGTGGTGTTGCGCCGCGATCTGCCGTTTCGCTTTGACGAGAACGTTTGGTATTCGGAAGATTACCTGTTGTGGTCGCAGATTCTTTTTTCCGGCCATCGCTGCGCCAAACTCAATCAGCTACTAGCGATTTGGAATGCGCGCGCGCCGGGTCAACACGGACTCAGCGACAATTTCACGGCGATTCACAGCGCGCGATGCCTGATGCGTCGTCGCCTGATGCGCGAAGGTTTTATCAATCCCGTCGAATATCTATTCGCACGCACCGTCGGCGCCTTCGCTCGCATAAAACGCATTTGGCGATTCAAACGGAAGAACGGGCGTGCGTTTCGAGCTTCAGCACCGCAGCCAAGCGTGAAATAG